The Mustela nigripes isolate SB6536 chromosome 4, MUSNIG.SB6536, whole genome shotgun sequence genome includes a window with the following:
- the R3HCC1L gene encoding coiled-coil domain-containing protein R3HCC1L isoform X2, which produces MQQAAERCRVRVRRPDMALYVPKARRSVVLLKSGDEEKSCGPLSSVVKEEQKEDCFFQKEIFRDKSETQRLSINPEKKEHNRREGKKFSTKLRKDVCLQERKKDRICVKRQTTGSKETLCQGRQEGVPKPRIPLQRHFKPKEVECLEVEATDVTGPGKLLLSRSFSEMNEAQVLNRPFRNVEFCDVSRHELSGETFESRGLESRIETDAKVVELLSQFPRVFNCVLKSESMIVPVKLNSDSVIAQQSMQTSCGMLTPSSGGITAISVPGSPGGVTDQTCVDFEAENVSEVANNTDFILGQSGIDSIPETLDNISHKTTIVSKLESVNGIFDPAVIRECEENDSTADDLCIKYEPSDTALLAHETDTDESKSVGDITNKACKMDITDVPSDQITMDSPCVVAVRTADEVCSNTGSFSKYLEMSADAAPLHVARCGNDVENSSSLTACSDTYPESISSGFTESTGKLIESLSDCASSLPIKKIAGSNCNTFLDSELSTLNGTKVLSDSASGNDLDCTGDTTEALHELKTAEEFKTKEEDDSENMEFGVSFPDIETVSMETSMEPKATEMARVEGSAATEESWESLFNDDGDCLDPRLLQELSGNMKNRKSIQEPRFDYYNHEVSDIDLSDCEFPHVIEIYDFPQEFRTEDLLRVFCSYHNSVWKVLCPFLRISRPSFKRSQSAQELKVAEP; this is translated from the exons ATGCAGCAAGCAGCAGAGAGATGCAGAGTTCGAGTCAGAAGGCCTGACATGGCACTTTATGTACCTAAAGCTCGAAGAAGTGTAGTGCTGCTCAAGTCAGGTGATGAGGAAAAAAGCTGTGGTCCACTTAGCTCTGTggtgaaagaagaacaaaaagaggaTTGTTTCTTCCAAAAGGAGATCTTCAGAGACAAATCTGAGACTCAGAGACTAAGCATTAATCCTGAAAAAAAGGAGCACAACcgtagagaaggaaagaagttttcaacaaaattaagaaaagacgTGTgccttcaagaaagaaagaaagataggatTTGTGTTAAGAGGCAAACTACAGGATCCAAAGAAACATTATGCCAAGGACGTCAGGAGGGTGTCCCAAAACCCAGGATACCTTTACAAAGACATTTTAAACCAAAGGAGGTGGAATGTTTGGAGGTTGAAGCCACAGATGTGACGGGACCTGGGAAGTTGCTTCTATCTCGGTCTTTTTCAGAAATGAATGAGGCCCAGGTTCTAAACAGACCATTCCGAAATGTGGAATTCTGTGATGTCAGTAGGCATGAATTAAGTGGCGAAACATTTGAAAGCAGAGGTTTAGAAAGCAGAATTGAAACTGATGCCAAAGTTGTGGAGCTACTATCGCAGTTTCCTAGAGTTTTTAATTGTGTGTTGAAATCTGAGAGTATGATAGTACCTGTAAAATTGAATTCTGATTCTGTAATTGCACAACAAAGCATGCAAACATCGTGTGGAATGTTGACTCCCAGTAGTGGAGGCATTACTGCTATTTCTGTTCCTGGAAGTCCAGGTGGTGTCACTGACCAAACTTGTGTAGACTTTGAAGCTGAGAATGTTAGTGAGGTAGCCAACAACACAGATTTCATCTTGGGTCAGAGTGGTATAGATTCCATTCCTGAGACTCTAGATAACATCTCTCATAAAACGACTATAGTCAGCAAATTAGAGAGCGTAAATGGCATTTTTGATCCTGCAGTGATTAGAGAATGTGAGGAGAATGACAGCACTGCTGATGACTTATGTATAAAGTATGAACCTTCTGATACAGCTCTCCTTGCTCATGAAACAGATACAGATGAGTCGAAGAGTGTAGGTGACATTACTAATAAAGCATGtaagatggacattacagatgTCCCATCTGATCAAATAACTATGGACAGCCCTTGTGTAGTTGCAGTTAGAACAGCTGATGAGGTCTGCAGTAACACAGGTAGTTTctcaaaatacttagaaatgagTGCAGATGCAGCCCCTCTTCATGTAGCTAGATGTGGGAATGATGTGGAAAATTCCAGCAGCCTGACTGCTTGCTCAGATACTTACCCTGAGAGTATTTCCTCTGGTTTCACAGAGTCAACAGGAAAGTTGATAGAGAGCTTGTCAGATTGTGCTTCCTCCTTACCTATAAAGAAGATTGCTGGTAGTAATTGTAACACTTTTTTGGACTCTGAACTCAGTACGTTAAATGGGACAAAAGTACTTTCAGACAGTGCCTCAGGCAATGATCTGGATTGTACTGGTGATACAACAGAGGCATTGCACGAACTAAAAACTGCTGAAGAGTtcaaaacaaaagaggaagatGACTCAGAGAATATGGAATTTGGTGTATCTTTTCCTGATATAGAAACTGTATCTATGGAAACATCCATGGAACCGAAAGCAACGGAAATGGCTCGTGTGGAGGGAAGTGCTGCTACTGAGGAGAGCTGGGAGTCTTTGTTTAATGATGATGGTGACTGCCTGGATCCACGTCTTCTACAAGAG TTATCAGGGAatatgaagaacagaaaaagcaTCCAGGAACCTAGATTTGATTATTACAACCATGAAGTTTCTGATATTGACCTCAGTGACTGTGAATTTCCACATGTTATTGAAATTTATGACTTCCCCCAAGAATTTCGTACTGAAGACCTCCTGCGGGTTTTCTGCAGTTATCA